One Fusarium musae strain F31 chromosome 6, whole genome shotgun sequence DNA segment encodes these proteins:
- a CDS encoding hypothetical protein (EggNog:ENOG41~SMCOG1005:Drug resistance transporter, EmrB/QacA~antiSMASH:Cluster_6.5) → MTLEGENEKAKSAATQECPSTEESNAALGNDDPSTPRTDYPSGLRLTSLIVGLCLAVLLVALDNTIIATAIPRISDDFKSLNDIGWYGSSYLLTTCAFQLFFGKLYTLFDIKWVFIMAMAIFEVGSAICGAAPTSEALIVGRAIAGFGSAGIFQGAFIIIAYSVPLDKRPMCAVAMVTAIFAVRIPKQKNPCKGTSWIFYLNELDPIGTVCFLPGVVCLLLALQWGGTQYSWSSGKVIGPLVLGVVLLAAFFVVQVWKADKATIPPRIFRQRTVVSACIFTLLLNAAYFAIVFYIPIWFQAIKGVSAVKSGIMCLPMILSVVIFSLVAGGGVTVIGHYVPFAYASCILTTIGAGLITTFDTDTGHPKWIGYQFLFGAGVGCGIQLGIIASQVILEEADIAIGTAIITFCQMLGGAISVSAAQSIFGNLLWNKVSQTVGGSSNIITHVGATDLKDAIDPRFYDRVLGAYNNALTETWYVSVALAALSTVGVIGMEWKSVKKSAAAM, encoded by the exons ATGACCTTGGAAGGTGAAAACGAAAAGGCCAAAAGTGCGGCTACCCAAGAATGCCCCTCAACAGAGGAAAGTAACGCGGCTCTTGGAAACGATGACCCAAGCACTCCGAGGACGGACTATCCCAGTGGCCTCCGCCTCACGTCTCTTATCGTCGGGCTCTGTCTCGCTGTACTTCTAGTCGCTCTC GACAACACAATCATTGCGACTGCGATACCTCGAATTTCCGATGACTTCAAGTCTCTCAACGACATAGGATGGTACGGTTCGTCCTACCTCCTAACAACATGCGCTTTCCAACTCTTTTTCGGGAAACTATACACTTTGTTCGACATAAAGTGGGTTTTCATTATGGCAATGGCCATTTTTGAGGTTGGCTCCGCCATTTGCGGAGCTGCGCCGACGTCTGAGGCGCTTATCGTTGGACGTGCCATCGCGGGATTTGGATCTGCTGGCATATTCCAAGGGGCCTTCATCATTATCGCTTATTCTGTTCCACTGGACAAAAGGCCCATGT GTGCTGTCGCCATGGTTACCGCTATATTTGCTGTTCGTATCCCCAAGCAAAAGAACCCTTGTAAAGGAACCTCCTGGATATTTTATTTGAACGAGCTGGATCCCATTGGCACTGTTTGTTTTCTTCCCGGTGTGGTATGTCTATTGCTTGCTCTGCAATGGGGAGGAACGCAGTATTCCTGGAGTTCTGGCAAGGTCATAGGTCCACTTGTCCTTGGCGTTGTCCTCCTCGCTGCCTTTTTTGTTGTCCAGGTGTGGAAGGCAGACAAGGCTACAATACCGCCTCGAATATTTCGCCAAAGGACTGTTGTGTCTGCGTGTATCTTCACTCTCCTGCTGAACGCTGCATATTTCGCCATCGTTTTTTACATACCTATTTGGTTCCAGGCTATCAAGGGCGTTTCTGCTGTTAAGTCAGGAATCATGTGTCTCCCCATGATTCTCTCAGTGGTCATTTTCTCGCTTGTGGCAGGGGGAGGAGTCACCGTTATCGGGCATTATGTACCCTTCGCTTACGCAAGCTGTATCTTGACCACTATTGGAGCAGGTCTCATCACAACCTTCGACACGGACACCGGCCATCCGAAATGGATTGGATATCAATTTTTGTTTGGGGCAGGAGTTGGTTGCGGTATCCAACTGGGCATCATCGCGTCCCAGGTCATTTTAGAGGAAGCTGATATTGCTATTGGAACTGCCATTATCACATTCTGCCAGATGCTGGGAGGTGCAATATCTGTATCAGCTGCTCAAAGTATCTTTGGCAATCTCCTTTGGAATAAGGTTTCACAAACGGTAGGAGGAAGTTCAAATATCATAACGCATGTTGGGGCGACCGATTTGAAGGACGCCATTGATCCTCGGTTCTATGACAGAGTTCTGGGGGCATATAACAATGCACTCACAGAAACGTGGTATGTCTCGGTAGCCCTTGCTGCACTATCGACTGTTGGAGTTATTGGTATGGAATGGAAGAGTGTTAAGAAGTCTGCCGCAGCTATGTAG